The genomic stretch CATCCCACTCCCACATCCCCCTTACAACAAAAGCAACACCAGCCAGTCACAGTTTCAGTCCCTTTAATTAGGTGCTCTGAAGAGAGGGCAGAATGGCAGACAAGGGGTGGAGAAGGTGGTGCTTCTTAAGCCCCTTTCAGTAACCGGTCAGTCCTCATCCTCTGGCAGCTGGATCTTGCTGGGGTCGAAGCAGTTGGAGTCCATGATGGGGAGGCCATTGGCCTCTCGGTATTTTACAAGCCTCTCAGCTTCCCGGCGGGCCCACTCCTGCATCCTGGAGGCAGCAGCGTGAGGGTAGACGTGAGGGAGCTTCAATGGACACCAATCCCCATCTTAGCTCCCCAAGGACAGGATTTCTGGCAGTCTCCTTCAACCTCCACCCCTGCTTCTGCCCCGACCCGTCCCACTCCCTTTGACACCCCATGCACCTGTAGTCAGGCAGATAAGCCACAAAGGTGCTGCCAAGGACCAAGATGATGGAGAAGCCAAAGAAGAAGACGACCCGCATGTTCCAGAGGTCCACAGCAGGATCCCTGTCATAACCGTGGGAGTCTGGGTTCTATGGCAAAGAGAAGAAGAGGTCAATGAGGGCTTCCTGCTGCTCCACAAAGCCTTATGCTGGTGCTGCATAACCTGGTCTCCAATTTCACCTTGGATcaatctcccctccctccctaaaTTCCTCTCTATTCTTAGGACTTGTCAAGCTCcttcccaccacagggcctttgcacctgctgttccctctgcctggaaagccttTCCCCCAGATCTAGTCATGGctggatctgtctcctcattCAAGGTTTTGGCTTCACCATCACTCCCCTTAGGAGGCACTCCCTAGTCACCTTATCTATTAAGTTGAACTATAGAAAACTGCCATTTTTACAGGTCAAAAATGGCTCAACCTATTAACTCCCTACCCCCAAGTCACTCTCCATCTCTTACCTTGCTTAACTTTCTAGCATTTACTAGTTTACCAAAGTAGCATATCCTCCAAATCCTCTGATCACATCATCTTATATTATTGATTACATACTCTTTATTACTGTTTTCTAACATTTTACGTCTTTATTTTCAGTATTCTCCACTACCACGTAAGCTCTGTGAAAGCAGGGGCTTTATCTGATTTCCATACTGCTGAATCCCTAGCACCCTGAACTTAACCTGGCATTACAGCAGGCCCTCAATACATAGttacagaatgaatgaataaatgaataagcatcCTATATATCACAGCCCCTCAACCAGAGATTAGTATTAATGAAGaacctattatatgccaggcctTTTCACAAGCACAAACTGCACAATATCCCAGTGAAATGGAAAGTGGCAAGAATAATTAACACCTTATAATGGTGAGTACTTACCAAGTGCCACCTGCTGTTTTGAGCATTTTGATTCATTTAATTACACGAGGCAGGTGTactgtagtattttatttttttagaaggtGTCCTAACACTTTCCCCATCTTACATAGAAATTGAGGCACCAAGGGGTTTagctacttgcccaaggtcactgccTGTATTCCAACTTGGGCGTTCTGATTTCAGTCTCTGATATCGGTATAGCACAGCAGACCTGGCTCCACCACACATTCAGTTATGTGagcttggacaagtcacttaacatctttaggcctcagcctcctcatctgtagaatgggtacACTAATACTACCTACCTCGAAataaggttgttatgaggattgagTTAATATACGTAAACTGTTTCAAACACCTGAGCAAGCACTATATCAGTGTTTAGTATTACTGTTGTTATATTGCTTCAAACGTGTTTTGAGCACTGTCCACTTCAGGGTTGGTATCTGTCTGCAAAATAAGGCCAATCTCGCCTCTGGCCCTGAACCCGAAGGTGATCGGGgacaaaggaggaaaacaagCTAGGCAAAATTCCCAAATCTTCGAGGATTTCGCCAGCTGCGCAATCTTCAGCCTACTAAGAACGTCCTCTACGGCGCCCATCCGCCGGTCCCCGATTGACCCTTCCGGCgtcccgtatcccctccctctcaccttctcGTAGAGGTTTTCGTCCTCGGGATCCGGGTCCTCCTGCCAGCGTAAAGTCGGTTCCGGCGGCCGCTTTCCCGCCACAGCGGACGGGGCGATCACAGCTCTGGAGGAGCTGGATTCCCAGCGAACACGGGCAGCCGGGAGCCCTCGCCTCGCCGCCACCGCCAAAAGGCGGCGGCCGCACAAACCTAACATCCCGGCCACCATGACAGACGTTCTGCAGTTTATCGGGGGCGGGGACGGAAATGTGACTGCGCAGCTGCAGCTGGTCCGAGCGCGAGAATTGTCGCTCCGCCCCTACCGCAATAGGTCCCGAGTCgagattttgttttcaaaagggCGAGGcgtcctctttccctccctctgtcaCGGCCCCACGGAAGCGACCATCTTCTTATCCTCTCAATCAGGCTATGGAACTTCTGACCGAAAGGCTGTGgaatttccttgaaaataaagCGGTAACACTCGTGTGAATTCCGTTCCCAACCAATCGCAcggagagctcccttgccctctgGCGAGGAGGGCGGAGCTTCCGTTGCTCTTTCATCTTAGAAGGAagccaaccttttttttttttttttgcagtacgcggccctctcactgttgtggcctctcccgttgcggagcacaggctccggacgcgcaggctcagcggccacggctcacgggcccaggcgctccgcggcacgtagcagcttcccggagcggggcacgaacccgcgtcccctgcatcggcaggcggactcccaaccactgcaccatcagggaagcccggaagccAACCTTTCTTAAAAGCGCCTCGCCGGATTGGCCAATTGCTGCTCCTTTTCTCGACTTGTGGGAGTTTGCATGGGGAGCGGGGAAATGGCGTACACTTGCCAATCAGAGCAAGCCGGGGCTGGCCGACGGCGGACGGCGACCAATAGACTGGGCAGGCCAGAGCGCGCTCCCTTAGTAGGTGGATGGTGGTTGAAGCGCCGGCTCCCTTCTTGTCGTCGCCATTTTGTGCTGGTGATCGCGGCCGGCTGGGAGTAGGCGGCAGTGGGTTTCCAGGGGAGGGTAGCGCGCCTCGcgcttctcccctccctcccatctccgcCCTTCCCCCCCTCCTCCGCCCTTCCGCCCCTAGCCTCGGACTTGGTAGCTGCGCGGACCGGCTCCGGCTGAGCTGCGAGAGTTGGAGGAGGTGGCGGCGGGCCGAGGTGATGTCCGAGAGCCCTCCCTTGACAGCCCGGGCCGAGAAGGTGAGCGTCGACGCTGGTCGTGGGGGCGGAGGtaaggggccggggtgggggagggggtgcgtAGAGGAGGCGGGAGGGCGGACTGCGGGCGGCGGGTCTGGGCTTCGCGAAGAACCGATCGATGCTTGCACGGTCTGAGCCGGGGAGggggtgtctttttgttttttgtttttctcctttagagAGCAGAGGCGCGTGCGCGATTGGGACACTGGATGGGTGCACgcgggttgggggaagggagggacgAATGGGAGTGGGCTACTGTGGCTCACTGTGTCTGCGACGCCGAACTTTATCCGTGGGAGGCGGATGTCTGCGACTTTGCTTTTTATTCATAGAAGTGTGCTCTCTGCAATCCTGTGTGACTTTGGTACTTATCTACCCATGGGGAAGTGTTTTGTGGCTCTGGTCCTTATTcttgggtgggggaggagggagaacgtCGGTATGACTCGGGTCTCTATCCTCGGAGTGTGTGTCTGTAACCCTGGTCCTTATCCATGGGGAGGGGTCCTTATCCATAGAAAGTCTTCTTACGATTGGCCCTAATCCACTTactgggtgggggcggggagtgcAAGGAACGTGTGTAAGAGTTATTTCCCCGTCTTTTTTTTGGGGAGGGGGCTTCGTATCTATTACTCTGACGCTCATCCTGTGAAAGGGGGCCTCAGTGTGTGATTATGGCCCGTGTTGTTTGTGATTTCCTGTCTGTGATTTTGGCCCGTAGTTATTTGGGGCTCGAGTCTGTGACTTTGGTCCCTATCTGTTTTGGATACCAGTGTATGTATGACTCTGGCCCCTTTGCCAGATCTACTGAGGGTTTTGTCTCTGGCTCTCATCCACTGGGGCCCCTGGTTGTGATTCTCTTACCCATCTGGGAGCAGGTAACTCTGGTTCCCTGTGGcttgaagaggaagagaaaattggTGTGAGTGTATACAAGGAGGAAAGGTGTGGTGGCAACCTAGTGTTGGGCAGGTGCTGTTAACGCCTGACTTTGCCTGATTCTTGTTTAGAGGGTGGGGCCTGAAGATTCTGGGATACTTCGTGGTGACCCCTGGCCCGGTCACATGGCTTTCAGGCCTTCCTTCGTTCTCACCGCAGCCCTGAGGGTTGCGGGAAGGGGCTGCCCTTCCATCCCAGAAGAGTAACAGTGGTTCAAAACAGGCTCCAAAAGGGCTCCTTTTTACCTCTGAATAACTTGGGCCCAGAGCCTTGGGGAGGGAGCCGCCTTGGGGGACCTGGCTGTGCATAAGAGACAGGGCTCAGGGCTGAGCCAGTTGCCCTGTGAGGGCCAAAACTGTGTTAGCCGGGAGCCTAGGGAGGCGGCAGCTGTCTCATTGCCAAGTTACCCTTCACCCCCTGAGCCTTTCGTGGTCTCCTGCTGTCTCATAGTGGGCAGCCAGCATCTTCTTGGGAGGATGAAATGGCACCTGAGGGCTCATGGAAGAAGCCTGGTGGGTGCCTGGGACTCCCGTTGTGAAGTCTCGCCTCCATGCCTAATGTGCCTGATCTCAGACAAGTCATCCAGCACTTAGAGCCCCCTGGGCAGGTAGCTCCGGGCTTGACTTGTCTACCAGTCTCAGGTGGCAAAGCCCTGATCACAGAATTGGTGGCACCACCGGGTCTCTGCAAGATGCTGTCTGCTGAAGGCCATGCTGTTTCTAGGGCGGCCGGCTCTAGCCTCACGTTTGTAGGGAAACGAAGCAGCAGGCCAAATAGGGACTGCCTTCCTGCTCTGGTCCACAGGAGCTCTAGGAGTTGGGAAACAGCGTCGCTGGGCTCAGGGACAGCAGAAAGCCTTCGCAATAAGCGTTTCTCAAGGAGGCCCTCTCTGCCCCAACTGCCGtgacccctttcttccttctgctctctCCAGAGTCCCTGCAGGAGGCATCACCCAGGCTGGCAGATCATGGTGGCAGCAGTGGGGGTGGCTGGGAAGTGAAACGGAGCCAGCGGCTGAGGAGGGGCCCCAGCAGCCCCCGCAGGCCCTATCAGGACATGGAGTATGAAAGACGGTGAGTTACCTGCTCCCACCTTTGCCAAGAAATCTAGGCTTGTCCCTGTGTGAGAGTTGATCCAGGAAAGTGCTGGGAGGGGGCTTTTGtgcagaaaaaaacaacaacaaaaaaaacagcacaGCAGATAATTGGTTTCTTTTCAGCAGACATTTACCTTGGCACTTGTGAGCCAGGacctgtgctaggctctgggagTGCATTGGTGAATTGAGACAAATAAGATTGTAGCCTTCTCCTTACTTAGGGTCTCACAAGGGAGACCACACAGTTTACAGATCATTACAAAACAGCTTGATAGGTGCCATGTTTGGTTGCAGAGTGGGAAGGGATCCAGAGAAAGGGAGGAATGGAGACTGATGCCTAGGTTTCCAGTTTGGATGACCCAGATAGGTATATGGTGCCATTCACCAAGGTGTGGACAGCCACtgcaggaggagaggcagaggtgCATGACAGATGGGCAGTGGGTGGGTTGTAAGTGCTGTGGATTCTCAGGAGAGAGGTGTAGGCTGTAGCTTTGGGTTTGAGGGATGAAGAGGAGTGGTGCCTTCAGAGTCAGGAATTTGCCCAGAAAATGTATGGGGCAAGCCAGGTCAGATAGTATTACTCAGCACTGCATTTTTAAGATTTAGGATTCAGGGACAGGGTGGGCTGAAGCTGCTGTGATACTTGTCTTGGAATGGGACACTCttatacagttatttttaaactctGGTACGAACAAGAAACACTTGGGACACTTGGTGAAATACAGAGATCCTGGGCCATACCCTTACCGTACTGGTGGATCACCTTGCTTGATTCTAACGAAGGTGATTTATTCCTGACATTTAAAGATTGTATAGGAAAGTAGACCTAATTGTCCCAGAGAGCCTCTATTAAGAGTCAGTAGATTTATGAAAAGTCAgggaggaaataatttttttaatgtcttacaAAGGGTTTCTGCTACCACCACCTTTTCAAAAATAtagaattataatattttgttttctgaaaagtgATGAGCCCAAACTTGAGGTGTGGTCATTCTCTAGTGTTATTCAGCCTTGACTTTATTTCAGAATGTCTTTTGAAAGGCATTCGATTTTGGATGGTATTCACTGGAAGAGCTCTGTGGCAGTTTCTGAGTTTGAGTAGGTAAGATACTTGCCTGAGACTTTATTACCAAATAAAGCCactagctttcttttggcttttaAAGGACCTCAAGTGCAGAGGTTTGAGTTAATCATACTTTTCCAGTTCAAGGTACATTTCTATCATAGGTTGGTACAAGACCTTCTCttgccatatttattttttccttttttatttccagtacCCATAGCTGTAGGCAGCTGCTCTGTTGTGTTTGAAACGTATCCTTCTAAAATATGTGGTGTTGTTTcgagtgtgtgtgttttcaatttACACAAATGGCAGAGTATTACAGTCTTCATTCTGTTTCCTGGACTTTGTATTACTCAGCCCTGCATTCTTAAGATCTGTCTGTATTGCCATGTGTATGTTAGTGCTTTGCTTCTAGTTGGTCCCAGAGACACCATGGGGTGTGCCTACTGCCTTTTACTTAATGATTCCCTCAAGGATGGAtacctgtttttaattttggtgtgcTGAAATTCATCACTTTTTGTCCTATAACCTTTCCTTTCAGAATCTTCTCTATTCCTATCTCTGGATCACAAAGATTGTTCTCActctatagttttaccttttgcATTCACATCTTTAAATCCATCTAGAGGCCA from Phocoena phocoena chromosome X, mPhoPho1.1, whole genome shotgun sequence encodes the following:
- the NDUFB11 gene encoding NADH dehydrogenase [ubiquinone] 1 beta subcomplex subunit 11, mitochondrial, with protein sequence MVAGMLGLCGRRLLAVAARRGLPAARVRWESSSSRAVIAPSAVAGKRPPEPTLRWQEDPDPEDENLYEKNPDSHGYDRDPAVDLWNMRVVFFFGFSIILVLGSTFVAYLPDYRMQEWARREAERLVKYREANGLPIMDSNCFDPSKIQLPEDED